The following coding sequences lie in one Fundulus heteroclitus isolate FHET01 chromosome 20, MU-UCD_Fhet_4.1, whole genome shotgun sequence genomic window:
- the LOC118567252 gene encoding deoxyribonuclease gamma-like, with product MKIAAFNIQKFGRSKVSDPEILKILVKIISRYDIIVILEVVDVTGKSVETLMKELNKSNQKHHYTLKISTRLGRTHYKEQFMFLYRDDLVDLEDSYQFDDEKTEGRDVFDRDPYILRFKCRTQGISGGQK from the exons ATGAAAATTGCAGCCTTTAACATTCAGAAGTTTGGACGCAGCAAAGTTTCGGACCCGGAGATTCTGAAGATCCTTGTTAAG ATTATTTCCCGTTATGACATCATCGTGATCCTGGAGGTGGTGGACGTTACCGGGAAATCAGTGGAAACTCTGATGAAAGAACTCAACAA ATCCAACCAGAAACATCACTACACTCTGAAAATCAGCACTCGCCTAGGCCGGACGCACTACAAGGAGCAGTTCATGTTCCTGTACAG GGATGACCTGGTTGACCTGGAGGACTCCTACCAGTTCGATGATGAGAAGACTGAAGGACGGGATGTCTTCGACAGGGATCCATATATCCTTCGATTCAAGTGCCGAACACAG GGGATAAGTGGAGGACAGAAGTAA